CAACTACATGCTTGCAAGGTAGCTGCTCAAGCTGAAACTTTCTACAACTACAACTGTTGTTCGTCAAATCTACGAGGCCGTCAATATCACCGTCCAAAACATTAAACTTTACGTTATTTAGTTTAACAACATTCATCCTTGCAGCATCATCCAACCTATTCCTCAACTTCTTCTCGCCAAAATTAGGGCACAATGTTGTTGTGTAATTCAAAGCCAACTCACGACGTTTGGTGAACCATTTCACAAGGAGATTAATAATTTCCCCTATCAAATGAACCATTGGCAGCATCCTTGCAAACCCAAGGACTAAGTTTATTAACTCTGCAATATTTGTTGTCATTACATTGTAGCGGCGTCCATCCATGTGAGCTCTAGACCACTTATGTAACTCTGCCTGTTCAAGATATTGAGCAACATGTTCCTTTCTCTTGATCTTGCGAAAATGACAATCAAATTCAGCAATTGAATAAGATTTCGCAGCTTACTCAAAGTGCATCAGTATTTGATCACGCTTTTCAACTTGCAAGTGCGTTTCATGTTCCCCTTGCGCTGTTGGGAAAACTTTGTTCCACAAATTCTCTATGCTAACATTGCGATCAGAAATGGTAACAAGATTGGGATACTCACCAATGGCTTCATGAAGTTTAGTGAAAAACCAATGCCATGATGCATCCGTCTCCAAATCACCGATCCCAAAAGTAAGAGGATATATATTTTGATTACCATCGAATGTATTTGCTACAAACATAACACCTTTGTACTTAGATTTTAAATGAACGACATCCACGGCTATCCTTGGGCGCATGGAAGAACGAAACCCTCTAATACATGCGTCAATtgccataaataaatacacaaagtGATTGTTCTCTTTAGTTTGGATGTGTGTTTTTGTGCCGGGATTCATACGCTCCAATTCATAGCAATAGgctggaaggatataataAGCCTCCTCGGCTGATCCTTTAATGGACAATATAACTCCCTTGCTTTCCAAGATTTCGAATAATGGATGGTCAAACCAAAGTTGTGTTTCACATATCTCATTATGTCACTTGGTGTGTATATTGTCCGAGAATCCTTCAACTTACTTTTAAATAAAGTGGCTACAAGTGTTGTGGTTGCTTGACGATGGTTGTCTTTTACGAACCTCAAATCACATTCATGGACAACTGTACACCTCACAATCATGAAGTTGTATTTTCCAATTCTCGATGCTCGGACCCGCCATGGGCATAGACGTTGACaacaaaccacaagcaacctCTTAGTGCCAGAGAATTACACTTTAAATTCAAAGTGGCCTCTCAATGCCGTCAACCGTAACTCGGTTTCGGATGATTCGATGAAGGGATGACCACcctaataaataataagaatatgccgctttttttttaaagaccaaatttgatttttcatttttaaaaaggaacGTGTTGTTaaaaacggcgtcgtttgctacttcttttttagtttttttcctACAGCAACGCCATATCGGGCATCTTCTTCCCCAAAACACCGAATTACCTGAAACCAAATTGAAGTCTGCTCCAGCGACCCAACCTCAATCTTtgtatctcttttttctttggcaTTCCGAATAGCTCTAGCTCAGCTCAGCTTCTAATTGTAAGTAAGCTCGTTCCTGTatttcatctctctttcttgtttttttttttttttgtttgtgtgtacTGCAGAAGTATACTTATATCTATTGTTTTGAATccagaaaaataagaatattaaTAGAATTTTCGCTTGTTAGTTATTATGTTTGTGCTATCTGAAAACAAGACAATAATTGAGTAATGAAAATAGTTGGTGCAAATTGCAGTGCCCTTTTCAGTATTTGACTCCCAAATAGATTGTTGTTCTTGCGATTCTTTATTTTGGTGCTGCAGGGATACAGGCTTTAATACTGAAGTTTCCTGAAGGCCTCTCTGTGTCTTTAATTCCTGCCCAGAAAGGAAAATACCAAGTACCAAAACAAGACCCAAAATACCGGAGCATAGTCCTCACTTAGAATCTAATTAAGATTGGATATGAAAGCACAAGGTGGTTTCTCAGTTTCACTGTCTGATTGCTTAATTAttaataagatttttcttGTCATTCTTTACTGAATGATGACTCTACATTGTACAAAACGCAAACCCAAGTGGAGTGGAATAAGTTTCAAATCATTTTACACTTTGGCTGCACTGAGGATACTTTTGTTCTTTACCCTAAACATTaaaacaaccaaaagaaatagtTTCTCTACTCATAAATTTTGTGAGATCTGTCGGTGCGGATCTTAAAGAAGCGAAaggaatgaaaataaaaataaaaatacaagatGCCTTCTTGCCATGTTGGGGTGAAAATAACTGACTCCAAATGTTCATATGGAAATGTAGGTGTGGGTGTGAATAAAGAGATAAAGAGATACCTGAAACAGGAAAACACAGAGTCATTGTTACGGATCCATCTCCCCCAGAAAATTGTCATACATCCATCAAGGTTAGTGTGGAGTTGAGTGATGAGAACATGTGGCGAAATCTATCAGGGAACCTAGAAACAGAAATTAAGTTAAGGTATAGGACTGACGTTTGGCCTTTTCCACTGCTCTTTATTGTAGCAACTAAGAAGCATACCAAGCTGATGAAGAAGCAGCTGAAAATAAGAGTGGAATAAAATGGCTAATGCTTTGCATGTATCAAAAACTGCAAAATATTAGGGTAAAAAATAACTTTAATGTCAATagattatttttaatagtttGTCGTATTTATTATTCATTGTCTATGTTCCATTCCATATTCTTGGACAGGTTGAAACAAATAGAGCAAAATACACCCATGAGATTTAATGTAACTGAGGacagattttgtttttgctcgACATTTGGATTGTAATGGATACCGGCATTACTGAAAGGACATCTCCTGCCCAAGCCAAATGGAGAAAAGTGGCCTACGGAGGGATGCAACCTGGGTTCGATGACAATCACACTGATGAAtcttttcttgaagaaatggTCACAAATGCCAATGTGGGCAAAAGGGACATGCTAAAAGTGATGCAAGATTCAGTTTCCATCGCCCAATATCTGTGCATTGTAGCTCtcattggtttggtttggataTACACCCTCAAATCAACTCTTAATGAAAATTCCCTTTTGCTTCTTGATGTCACCcttcttggattgggttttCTTATTCTCCTCCTCACTCAAGAAATGTTTTCCCTCAATCTTCTCTTCCATTACTTCCtcaatatttctttctttaccACGGGCTTATATCTTCTGGCTCCCATTTATCAAACTCTTACAAGATCAATTAGCTCAGACTCCATCTGGGCAGTAACAGTTTCACTCCTTGTGCTTCATCTTTTCCTCCATGACTACTTTGGATCCACCATAAGAACCCTAGGGGCTGCAAACAATCCAACATTGACAAGTTGCATCTCTTTAAATGCTTCTGTTGTGGCCTCAGTTTTTATTGCTTCACGCCTTCCATCGAGTCAGCTTGTGTTTGCCATGATGCTCTTCTCCTTGcaagttttcctttttgctCCATTGGTTACTTACTGTATCAGGAAGTATTCCTTCCGTCTGCACCTTTGGTGTTCTTTTGGTCTGATGATTGCGACCTTGGCTTTGGTTTATACCCtgcacttttttctttttgtcgtGTTTTTAGGGTTGTTGGTTTTTGTAACTGTGGTCTGCCCATACTGGCTTATACGAATGCAAGAATACAAATTTGAGATAAATGGCCCTTGGGATGAGGCTAAGCTTTGTTTTGATATAATAGATTGAGATTTTAATGGCCATTTGACTGTTCGTTGTAATATTTGGAATGTCAATGAAGAAAATTCATTGTTGTATGAACTTTTATCTTCTGTATTTTAATCACCAGCAATATGCAGCCTGCCAGTTCatgatggatggatggatttCATAGGAttcatgttctttttttctttcaggaGATTAAAGTTGGCATATCTTATGTTTATGTTAATAGGAAGAGGCAATACATTATCCTCACACGACAATTACATGCACTTTCTAGGACTCTATTTTGATAAGTAACAGCTGAAAATATTTACTTGGAAATTAGCGGCTTTACCCTCAGCTCGCCTACTACTTTTGGAAAAATGCcctcttttttaaaatcttgGTTAAATGACCTCTATAAAAACTCCCTGTAGGCCACATATCACCTTTTTTTGCGCCTTGACTTGCATCTCATCTAATGTTGAGGATGTACCTTTATTGCATCGGACTTGTTAAAAATTTCTTGTAACAAATTTCAGTTTTAGAGTCATTATAGAGGCTAATAACTTATTTGAGTAATCTCCCAATGTCTTTGATCTTTGTGGATTTGTTCTTGCATTTCCTTTTGGATTTCTGTAATGGCATATATGAACTTGTTATTTCTTGATTGATCATGCATTATGATTAGATCATAGTTAGCAAAGTGTTTATTGTTGTGGTGAGAAATTGACACAATGGTATGTATATTGCAATTCTATTGCTTTTATTGTTGTATTATTGATGTTTCGTTGTTGTTTCATCATTGGGGGTTTATCCACTGTTTTTTTTAGTCGAAACCACTGGTTTATTGGTAGCTTGACATGTGTTAACAAAGCGATATTTCCTTATGGTTAGATATGGAGACAATTGGCATTCTGGTttgctacaatggaaaatgggtaACTTTAAAGAAGATGTACACATACGAAGGGGGTGACTCAAAAGGCATAATAGTGTCCCGAACCATCACATTTGTTGAGATTTTGGACTGGGTGCATAAGATTAGTAATACAAACATCAGAGAAGACAAGTTTTGTTTAAAGTTCTCAGTTCCGGTATCCTCGAATGAGTGTAAACACATCAAGATTGATGACAATAAtgatattctattttttattaagtaCAATTGTGATGTATTGCCTGCAAAAGTAGTTCTTTTACTGGTGAGCATAGAAGATAGAGGAGTGAAAAATCTTGTAGGTGACAGTATGCATATTACGATGGATAGTAGTCGGATGACCCCTTCTTCAGTTGCCATAATCGAAAGTAATGAAGTAATTGGGAATACTACAAATGTTGGTCATGTGTCAAGTGATGTTGGGACAAAATATTTAGACATGATTGATTTTACATATGTGGAGGAGATGCATGGTGGTGATATTGGTACATAAATTAATCAAGCGCAAATGGGTGAACAAAACATGGAAAATTTGGGTACTGTGAATGATGAAGCAAAAGATTTTGACATAGGGTATTCACAAAGTAATTGGGATTCGAAATTGGAAGTTGGTcaaattttctctagtaaGGAAGCTTTGGTCAGCAAGTTACAGTTGGCAGCATTGAGAGGCCACTTTGAATTTAAGGTGCAGCATTCTTGCAAGATGGgattggttgtggtttgttgtcAAAGTCCATGCCCATGGCGGCTTCGGGCATCTAGGTATGTTGAAAATAACTTCATGATTGCTAATGAGAGATGTGAAACACAACTTTGGTGTCACCATTGATTATTGGATAACTTGGAAATCGAGAGAATTAGCTCTAATGTCCATTAGAGGTTCTGCAGAGGAGTCATATTATCTCCTTCCCACTTATTGTTACGAATTGGAGTGTGTGAATTCCGGCACAAAGACACACATCCACACCAATGAAAACAATcactttatgtttttttttatttaaattttatggcTGTTGGCAAATGTATTAGAGGGTTTGTCACCAATGCATTCGATGGTAATCGCAATATATATCCTCTTGCTTTTGGGATTGGAGATTTGGAGACGGATGTATCATGGCATTGGTTTTTCAGTAAACTTCATGAAGTCATTGGTGAGTGTCCCAATCTTGTGATTGTTTCTGATCAGAATGTTAGTATAGAGAACATGTGGAACAAAGTTTTCCCAATAGTGCAACATGGCATTTGTGTTTATCACATGAAGGAGAACATGAAATGCACTTGCAAGTTGAAAAAATGTGATAAAATGCTGCTATAATTTGAACATGCTGCAAAATCTTATACTATTGTTGAATTTGATCGTCATTTTCGCCTAATCAAGTGAAATGAAGAGATTGCTAAATATCTTGAAAGTGTAGGATAAATGGTCAAGAGCTCACATGGATGGACACCGATACAATGTAATGACAACAAATATTGGTGAGTCAATCAACTCGGTCCTTCAATTTGCAAGAATGCTGCCAGTGGTGCAGTTGATAGATGAATCATCAATCTGCTTATAAAATGGTTCAGCAAACGTCGCGAGTTGGCTTTGAAATGCACATCAACATTGTGCCCCCCGAATTTGGCGACAAGAAGCTAAGAAATAGGTTGGAAGATGCTTCACGGATGAATGTTGTGAAACTCAGTCACGTAGAGTGTAATGTTGTGGATGGTGATGTGGACAACCTCGTACATTTGACGAACAACACTTGTAGTTGTAGGAAGTTTCAACTTGAGCAGCTCTCTTGCAAGCGCGTAGTTGCAGTTTGTCTCTTCTTGAAACTAAATATATACTCCAAGTGTTCTCGGTATTACACCAAAAAACATGGTTGGATGCTTATTCTGAATCTATCTACTTGGTACAACCTCAAGAGATGTGGGTGATTCCTGAAGATGTCCAAAGTCAAGTTGTGCTACCTCCAATTGCAAAATTCATGTTAGGGCGATCGAAGAATCAAAGAATTTCTTCGCAAGGAGGGAGCACCGTTAGAAGAAAGTGCTCAAGAAGAAGGTGCTCAATGTGTGGTGACATGGGCCACAATAAAAGCACTTGTAAAGAGCATGTTCCACTTGCTAATGTATCTTAGACATTTTGCTTTCACGTTTTCATGTATCTTAGACTGTCAATTGTTGTATTGCTATTGCCTTGGTTACTGTGTTATTGTCGAATTCTGTCAAATTTGGATAGTTGGGGATGTATTGCGTTTCTATTGCCTGTTTATTGCCATGTAACAAATGAAAATGCCTGGAGAGGTAGTTCATATTTTTCCATGTACCACATAAATATGCTCACCACAATTCCTTTCAATGCAATTGTTAGCCACTTATTGTCGACatacttatttttatatggtTATCAGGTGTTttcaaaaattattataatgcTCTGTAGGTATCCTACTCAAAAAAGTAAACTGAAAAActataattctttttaaaaatatgagtTTTCAAATGATGATTTTAAGATCTAAgaacttgtttggtattgaactccaaactatttttaagatctacaaaaaaattgaaattaaaatcataaaatcATAAACCCTAAtccccaaattgaaattaacaaaagaaaaggaaagagatgTGAGGCATAAACCCAATCAATTTTGGTGGTgctcgagagagagagagagagagagagagagtgagtgaggacagagagagaatgacGACAGaaggaggggagagagagagagagagagagagagagaaaaaaaaaaaactataaaacctcacttgctttgtttttaataataggggtatttttgaatttttttgggttaaaattttttaaaaatgggcCTACCAAACAGTTTTTTGGGGCAAATCTGTTTTTGAGTTCATAAAATTGGATACAAGTAAGATACCAAACGGGCCCTTAAGCTTCTTAGGTTCTAAGTTCAAGTAGAAGGTGATTTTGGCACTcttcttttctcctttttgcACTCCATCTCCTTTTTAGTGATTTTCTTATCTTTCATTAATTGTTGCGATTCCAAATCTCCATTTCCTCTGTCATCCAGTCATCTTCTATCACTTAGGTCATCCagtcttcttctcatctgGGTCATGCAGATGCAGGGATGAAAGCTTTAATACTAAAGATGGATGAAGGCTCTTTGTCTTTAATGCTAAAGTTTGAGATTTTTAATGCTCTTTTGACTGTTTGTCGTAACCTCTGGAATGTTATATAGACTTTTATCTTTTGTGTCTCTTACCATCCATCAATCTGCATATTGCTATGCAGCCTACCATTTCGTGATGGATGGATTTCataatattcatttttttttttcatgggATTAAAGTTGGCATATCTTATGTTTATGTTATTAGGAAGACGCAAGACATTATCCTCATGCGCTAATCACATGTACTTTCTAGGACTTTAGGGTGTCTAACATGGTTCTTATGGAGTGGCCAAGGAAAAACACGGTTCTTACAGAAATGTGAGTATTAACAAGTTTCTTTCTCTAataccccaaaaaattcaaagtggattttcatatttcagggaaaaataatattatggtGGAGAATGATTATGGGTATTTTATCAAGTGATTTTGGATGGAGATTATTAAATTAAGTgtgtttaatttcaagttggacaaaatgaccaaaatacccctataTGTGAAAATTTACCAAAATACCCGTGTAGgcccacaacaacaacaaaaaacaaaaagcaaaaaaaacaaaaacaaaaacaaaaaactgaaaCGTGGATGGCATCAAACCACCCTCCTCCCATTCTTCCCCTCTTGCCTCAAGCTCAAATTTGCCATTATGAAAGGATGAGTCACCTAGTCTAAAGTGGTGAGTCACCTAGCCTAAGATTCTTCAATCATGAATTTattctcttcctcctcattCATTGTATCATCACTCTCTTCctcattcttcttttgttcctcttcaaaatccaaaattcgTCACTTCCTTGGAGCAGCTGAGAACTCAAATTTTGGAAGCTCAAATGAGAAACTTCCTTCATAAAAGTTGTTCATTTACGTGATTTCTATAACATTTTCCAATTTCAGCTCTATCCGACTAGCAAGGCTCTGAAAAGTTGGTATGATCACAATATGTTTACCattttttgattttgcagTAGTATGCTCGGTTTCAATATGTTTCTATAATCTCCTATACTCAAATGACTTTGGTTCCTTCATCAAAGTTGTTCGGAATTTtgtctattataacatatcaaaACTTTTAGGTTGATCGGACTTCTATAGCCACCTTGGGAACTTTTAGAGTGGAACTTGTTTATAGTCTTCAACCCTAGTTCCTTCCCTTGTTTTCAGTCCAGAACACTCATTTCGGAAGCTCAAAACACTATGGTTTCTTCATGATAGTTACTCCAAATTCTCCTCTTTATAACAAATCCAAAGATGTGTACTTTCTCTCAAATGGCTTGTTACTTGTCATTCAATTGATCAAATTAGCCACTATCATCTCAAGTTAATGATTCTTTGAAGGTGTTCTACTCTGCGTACTTTCGAGAACGAATCTGCACAAGGTTAAGCTAGCTGGACATGAGATAGGGTTTCTTGATTTCCCGATGATAGGGCTATGTCACTTTTAATCTTGGTGCTTATATATGATGTTATAAATATGAATATTATTGTTGCTTTCCTCGATGAATATTATTTGATGTTATGTGAATATTATTATCGATGTTTCTCCATGGATATTATTTTTGATGTTGGGTGAATAGATTATTCATGTGATGAAGCTTGAAATATTATCGTCATTATCTGTATTATTattcaacatatataaatgatGTTTGCGCTAGATTACATATGCATCATAAATACAGTGGTGTTAAGGGTTTGTGTGTCATTTGACATATATCTAAGGGGTGGAAGAAGGCCTTAGATATATCTGAGGAAAAAAATGTGGAATATATTCAAGTAACAATAGCAGGGCTTGAATATATTGAGGTGATGGGAGCAAAGCCTCTaatgaaaagtgaaagttgagaaattcgtaaacaaaagaaaactggGTTAAGGGACGAATGGGTGCTAGTTCATATTTTAGGGTATTCGGAGCCGCAATGGTAAAACGCATGGTATGGGACATGCAGCCTTGTTGCCCTAAGGTACGaattagttgaattagaaGGGAGCGAGTTCATGGCATCACCGCATATGCAAATGTATTTATCTTGTATGGTTGCATAATTTATGTATCTTCTGTCGTTTGATGCATGACACTTTGTTTGACTGTGAGAGTTGATCTTGAGGGGTTTGACGACACTCTACTGGGCATTAGAATGCTCATACCCTAATAGATTGTGCAGGATTCAAGGCGGAGTTTGAGGGAGCAGGTTTCAACCAAGTTACTAGGCTTCTGTTGTTGATTTGTGTAATTAATAATTGTAAGTAGTCAACCGTTTGATAAAATTTTAGTGTGTATTTAACTATGAGCTACTGCGactttgattttgtgttgttAAGTAAATTTGTATTAATTGTGGCTCTATTTATCATCATATCATGGTTGTAGAATTTTATTATGGTGACCATGGTATGACTCATACCATGATTCGAGAATATTCCTTATTTTCGAATCGGGTCGTGACACTTTCTTGGctaaaagtcacttttggtctCAATAGTTTGGCACTTCAACCACTTTTGACCATGTATTTTCAATTTCGTCAATTTTGACCATGTAGCTTCATATTCATTGCAATTCCAGGATACGTTAGTATTCAGGTCAATTTCTTTGATAATGAAAAGGATAATCCAAAATCCTTGAGTGTAAAAACTCTTATGAAAATCTTCCCATTTTAAGTTAGAGCTTGAAATTGGCCATTTGAGTTTTGATCTTAACTTCGTTTCATTTTTACTAGTATATTTGGTCTTAAAAAATTGAGCACTTTTACCAGTACAATTCCTTTTATCAACACCATTCGTCAAGTTGATTGTCTAATCACACAAATATAGCAAATGTGCGATCTACTTATATACTAATGTGAAAGCCACACACACCACGTGGACAAAACcgaagaaaaaattaaataaaaatttgatattttataaactctaaaatagaaataaaattgagtttaaaaattaaaagacaaaagCAGCTTCGTCTCTCTCCCTTAGCTCCCTCGTCCCTTAATACAATCTCAGACATCttataaaaagataaagaaagttttttaaaaaatttatgatttaGCATTGGCACTTTATCGGAGGTAAAGTTTCTTCACCCATTTGGTGTCGAGTTACTGGCCTAATATCTGTAGAACATAAccccctttctttttttttcttgtttcattcTTCCTCATTAATGAAACGgttaattacatttttggtCACTGGAGTTTGACTCGAAATTAATTTTGGTCACCgtgatttcaattttcccAATTTCGTCACTGTAGTTGTAGCAGTTCACAAATCAAGTCCTAAGCCTCAATCCTGTcagtttgtttaatttaaaaaatatttaatattaaattaaaaataattcatttcaatataatatttaataaattcttttttgaaaaaaacttACCCCATGTTCCCTTTATTCTGTCGTCAGCCTCCCTTCCCCATCTACCCAATAATAGTACCTAGCCCCGCCGTCCCTTCTCTCTGCTCCCATCAAGTATATCAAAACCAGAATTTCGAGTATTGGTAATTTACAAAGAGATCTCAAAACGTGTTGGGTTCTTAGGTGAGCCTCTCTCACATGCTTGTAGACAAAACTAATTTGAATGTAAACAAACCCACCACTAACCATTGATTCAAAGATCTCAGAACTTCGATTCTATCGCCTCTTCCGTCAGCTCCTACAACAATCAAACCATCAGTGTCTGCACTTGTTTCTAATCCCTTGTTCAAACCCCGCTTGCACCATTTAactaaatatttgtttgttccATCAGGCCCAAGCAAAGCCACCAGAAAAACATAAATCCAATGTATTTGGAAgtgaataacaaaaacaaagttaatATATATGTGGTCTGAGAAGTGGTTGTAGAATAGGAGAATCCTTTCTGATGTTAAACATGGGTTGGAGCCCAAAGGGATTAGGTGGTGATGGGCGCATGGAGAAGGGATGGTGGGGAAGGGGGCTGACAGCGGGACGGGGGATGGTGtaggatttttgttgttgttgaaataataaaattttgtattGATGTTTacttaatattaaatattttttaatcaaacaaaCTATCGGAATTGAGACTTAGGACTTGATTTGTTAACTGCTGCAACTATGATGACgaaattggaaaaattgaaatcacgaagacc
Above is a genomic segment from Prunus dulcis chromosome 7, ALMONDv2, whole genome shotgun sequence containing:
- the LOC117634022 gene encoding uncharacterized protein LOC117634022, which gives rise to MRPRIAVDVVHLKSKYKGVMFVANTFDGNQNIYPLTFGIGDLETDASWHWFFTKLHEAIGEYPNLVTISDRNVSIENLWNKVFPTAQGEHETHLQIKRKEHVAQYLEQAELHKWSRAHMDGRRYNVMTTNIAELINLVLGFARMLPMVHLIGEIINLLVKWFTKRRELALNYTTTLCPNFGEKKLRNRLDDAARMNVVKLNNVKFNVLDGDIDGLVDLTNNSCSCRKFQLEQLPCKHVVAVCLFLKLNVYSKASWYDTQNTWLDAYSDSIYPV
- the LOC117633558 gene encoding phosphatidylinositol N-acetylglucosaminyltransferase subunit C-like; its protein translation is MDTGITERTSPAQAKWRKVAYGGMQPGFDDNHTDESFLEEMVTNANVGKRDMLKVMQDSVSIAQYLCIVALIGLVWIYTLKSTLNENSLLLLDVTLLGLGFLILLLTQEMFSLNLLFHYFLNISFFTTGLYLLAPIYQTLTRSISSDSIWAVTVSLLVLHLFLHDYFGSTIRTLGAANNPTLTSCISLNASVVASVFIASRLPSSQLVFAMMLFSLQVFLFAPLVTYCIRKYSFRLHLWCSFGLMIATLALVYTLHFFLFVVFLGLLVFVTVVCPYWLIRMQEYKFEINGPWDEAKLCFDIID